A genome region from Pirellulales bacterium includes the following:
- a CDS encoding PEP-CTERM sorting domain-containing protein translates to MTRPPVRLFLLCAALAVWLLPAATARAGLFYGAAGAQFVSIDGVTGVATLINSNVGMSISALAWDSTAKVLYGTASTGSGTPFFTVNTTTGALNVISNDIGPNVVSLDFDDSTQTLYAAAFGGGVPQRFGTIDLGTGAFTTINASAGHDIDSIAFGPGGVLYGVGPAAGADDFFTINPVTGVASAPIVTDIGPNNISLDFDNNLGDLYGAFFGGGGTISVWRSMDETTGTVSAPINANIGYHPLSALTAVPEPSTALLALVGGAFFMMIRRRRTR, encoded by the coding sequence ATGACTCGGCCTCCAGTTCGACTCTTTCTGCTCTGCGCCGCGCTGGCGGTTTGGCTGCTGCCGGCGGCCACGGCCCGCGCAGGCCTGTTCTATGGGGCGGCGGGCGCCCAGTTTGTTTCGATCGATGGGGTCACCGGCGTCGCCACGCTCATCAATTCCAATGTCGGCATGTCGATCAGCGCGCTCGCTTGGGACAGCACCGCCAAGGTGCTCTACGGCACCGCCAGCACTGGCAGTGGTACGCCGTTCTTCACGGTCAACACCACCACCGGCGCGCTGAATGTCATCAGCAATGACATTGGCCCCAACGTCGTCTCGCTCGATTTCGACGACTCGACGCAAACCCTCTACGCCGCCGCGTTTGGTGGCGGCGTGCCGCAACGCTTTGGCACGATCGATCTCGGCACCGGCGCGTTCACCACGATCAACGCCAGCGCCGGGCACGATATCGATTCGATCGCCTTCGGTCCGGGGGGCGTGCTGTACGGCGTGGGCCCGGCAGCCGGCGCCGATGATTTCTTCACCATCAATCCGGTCACCGGGGTCGCCAGCGCGCCGATCGTCACCGACATTGGCCCCAACAACATCTCGCTCGATTTCGACAACAACCTGGGCGATTTGTACGGCGCCTTTTTCGGCGGCGGCGGCACGATCAGCGTGTGGCGCTCGATGGACGAAACGACCGGCACGGTTTCGGCGCCGATCAACGCCAACATCGGCTACCATCCGCTGTCGGCGCTCACCGCTGTGCCCGAACCCTCCACCGCGCTGTTAGCGCTGGTGGGCGGCGCGTTTTTCATGATGATTCGCCGGCGGCGCACGCGCTGA